One segment of Candidatus Manganitrophus noduliformans DNA contains the following:
- a CDS encoding ABC transporter ATP-binding protein, with the protein MLIQVKEVTKTYQMGEVAVRALDGISFTIDSGDFISIIGPSGSGKTTLLDILGCLSRPTSGTYLLKGEETQHLSDPDLARVRNRKIGFVFQTFHLLGRQSALANVALPLFYAGLPQEERTARAKEALAKVGLADRIHHRPNQLSGGQQQRVAIARALVNRPDIILADEPTGNLDSKSGHEIVDLLRQLHRDGHTIIMVTHDKELADSAERTIVLKDGRIVDDVKRNS; encoded by the coding sequence ATGCTGATCCAAGTGAAAGAGGTCACCAAAACCTACCAAATGGGAGAGGTCGCGGTACGGGCCCTCGATGGGATCAGCTTTACGATCGACAGCGGAGATTTTATTTCGATCATCGGGCCTTCCGGGAGCGGGAAAACGACCCTGCTCGATATCCTCGGTTGCCTTTCCCGCCCGACCTCGGGAACCTACCTTCTAAAGGGAGAAGAGACCCAGCATCTTTCCGATCCCGACCTCGCCCGGGTGCGCAACCGGAAAATCGGCTTCGTCTTTCAGACGTTTCATCTTTTAGGCCGCCAGAGCGCCCTGGCGAACGTGGCGCTCCCCCTCTTTTATGCAGGTCTTCCGCAAGAAGAACGGACGGCCCGGGCGAAAGAAGCGCTGGCCAAAGTCGGCCTGGCCGACCGGATTCACCACCGGCCGAACCAGCTCTCCGGCGGACAGCAGCAGCGGGTGGCGATCGCGCGGGCGCTGGTCAACCGCCCCGACATCATTCTGGCCGACGAGCCGACCGGGAACCTCGACTCGAAATCGGGCCACGAGATCGTCGATCTTCTCCGCCAGCTCCACCGGGACGGCCACACCATTATCATGGTGACGCACGACAAAGAGCTGGCCGATTCGGCCGAGCGGACCATCGTATTAAAAGACGGCCGGATCGTGGATGATGTGAAACGGAATTCGTAG
- a CDS encoding ABC transporter permease: MNFFEIFTDAFKNLSTNKLRSGLTMLGVIIGVAAVIAMSSIVEGGQKMTVEMIEKMGTNLLSIRPKKLNEEELRQFPGRSKGLRYGDIEQVKAMVPYAEQVTPVINFQSHLKYGDRDYSGMVEGVLETYREIRNYDVDRGRFLAAEDSAEFKKVTVLGTEIVKELFGSADPLGQDVKIGDHRFIVVGILAEKGSLHGINYDETVLIPATTAMKLFKGNDELNSFIVKVDERQNMKKADAMIKSILLQRHDGVEDFVIRSQDELVRNTELIIFTFRVILGGTAALSLLVGGIGIMNIMLVTVTERTGEIGLRKAVGASRRAILTQFLIESVAISTIGGIVGIVLGASLGLGFGWLASRAITGWNAVLLPSAVFLGFFFAMAVGITFGLYPAFKASNLDPAEALRYQ, encoded by the coding sequence ATGAATTTCTTCGAAATCTTTACCGATGCCTTCAAGAATCTCTCGACCAATAAGCTCCGCTCCGGCCTGACGATGCTGGGGGTGATCATCGGCGTCGCGGCGGTGATCGCCATGTCGTCGATCGTCGAAGGGGGCCAGAAAATGACTGTCGAGATGATCGAAAAAATGGGGACCAACCTCCTCTCGATCCGTCCCAAGAAGTTGAATGAAGAGGAGCTCCGCCAATTCCCGGGCCGCTCCAAAGGGCTCCGTTACGGCGACATCGAGCAGGTCAAAGCGATGGTTCCCTACGCCGAGCAGGTCACGCCGGTCATCAACTTCCAATCCCACCTTAAATACGGCGACCGCGATTACAGCGGCATGGTCGAAGGGGTCCTCGAGACCTACCGGGAGATACGAAACTACGACGTCGATCGGGGCCGGTTCCTCGCCGCGGAGGACAGCGCCGAATTCAAAAAGGTGACGGTGCTCGGGACCGAGATCGTAAAAGAGCTCTTCGGGAGCGCCGACCCGCTCGGCCAGGACGTCAAAATCGGCGATCATCGCTTTATCGTCGTCGGCATCCTTGCGGAGAAAGGGAGCCTGCATGGGATCAATTACGACGAGACGGTCCTGATCCCGGCGACAACGGCGATGAAGCTCTTTAAAGGAAACGATGAGCTCAACTCCTTCATCGTGAAGGTGGACGAGCGGCAGAATATGAAGAAGGCCGACGCGATGATCAAGTCGATCCTCCTGCAGCGGCACGACGGGGTCGAGGACTTCGTAATTCGAAGCCAGGACGAGCTGGTCCGAAACACCGAGCTGATTATCTTTACCTTCCGCGTGATCTTGGGGGGCACCGCCGCCCTCTCGCTCCTGGTCGGCGGGATCGGAATCATGAACATCATGCTGGTGACGGTGACGGAGCGGACCGGCGAGATCGGACTGCGCAAGGCGGTCGGGGCGAGCCGCCGGGCGATCCTGACACAATTTTTGATCGAGTCGGTCGCCATCAGCACGATCGGAGGGATTGTTGGAATCGTGCTCGGCGCCAGCCTCGGCCTCGGTTTCGGCTGGCTCGCCAGCCGCGCCATCACCGGGTGGAACGCCGTGCTTCTGCCGAGCGCCGTCTTCCTCGGCTTCTTCTTCGCCATGGCGGTCGGAATCACCTTCGGCCTCTACCCGGCCTTTAAGGCGTCGAACCTTGATCCGGCCGAGGCGCTTAGATATCAGTAG
- a CDS encoding GAF domain-containing hybrid sensor histidine kinase/response regulator, with protein sequence MTDRFKPEEALQHRIGIEKQITAISTYFINLPPEETDHGINWALKTIGEFAGDDRSYLYLFTDQGTKIENTHEWCAEGIASIIDNVKGLSVDVFPWWMDQLRRFESIHIPCVADLPPEAAAEKSILEQDGVRSVLSVPVTYGGVLVGFIGFDSIRAEKRWAEADIRLLKMVGEIISAALERKRLEETRRATLAYISAMQQISEIIEQTNDVEEMITRVIERIRQIFKADRAWLLYPCDPDAPTWRVPVESTVPEYPGAFAKNVEIPFDPVAQEICRASLEQAVPVTYGPDRPIPGNPAWQKDFSIQSHISTALRPKLGKPWMLGLHQCSHPRVWCPNEKRLFKDLSRKIADALDNLILYRNLRRSEEQYRSVVENVKEVIFQADIHGCFQFLNPAWETMTGFSVDASLGAPFWKYVHPPDKRKNEEHLHSLTTGKKESARYETRYRTKEGGVRWIEAYLQTARDPKGALTGLFGTLNDITERKQLEEQLRHAHKLEAVGQLTGGVAHEFNNLLTAITGSLDLVLDQLPPGGELHGLVNTAEQAAWRAASLTKQLLSFSRRSPIDRRPQDLGTEVKEVARLLRQAIDRRIRMEIDVADDLWPVLADAGEMNQLMMNLCVNARDALLERIEKNADASAPPDWEPRILIRVENMIVDDAHCQAHPNAKSGDHVRLSISDNGIGIDEEIRHRIFEPFFTTKKVGRGTGLGLSAVYGIVAAHQGWIELESARDEGTRFSVYFPRTKQAPISSIAPSSEKPATGGGKTILFVDDEEAIRDLGKAILEQKGYQVLTAGDGREVIEIFSKEKETIDLVILDVMMPHRSGGEVLRQLRQIDPKLKVIMSSGHRTDHSFDFTNVLFLPKPYRPDDLLRRVMEALQQPSE encoded by the coding sequence ATGACCGATCGATTCAAGCCGGAAGAGGCGCTTCAACATCGAATCGGCATTGAAAAACAGATTACGGCCATCTCCACCTACTTCATTAACCTTCCCCCGGAAGAAACCGACCACGGGATCAACTGGGCCCTCAAAACGATCGGCGAGTTCGCCGGGGACGACCGCAGCTACCTCTACCTTTTTACCGATCAGGGGACCAAGATCGAGAACACCCACGAGTGGTGCGCCGAAGGAATCGCCTCGATCATCGACAATGTCAAAGGACTCTCGGTCGACGTCTTTCCTTGGTGGATGGACCAACTCCGCCGTTTTGAAAGCATCCATATCCCCTGCGTCGCCGACCTTCCTCCCGAAGCCGCGGCCGAAAAATCGATTCTCGAGCAAGACGGCGTCCGCTCGGTTCTTTCGGTCCCGGTCACCTATGGCGGCGTCTTGGTCGGGTTTATCGGCTTCGACTCGATCCGCGCCGAAAAGAGGTGGGCCGAAGCGGACATCCGCCTCTTGAAGATGGTGGGGGAGATCATCTCCGCCGCCCTGGAGCGCAAGCGGCTGGAGGAAACCCGGCGGGCCACATTGGCCTACATCTCGGCGATGCAGCAGATCTCCGAAATCATCGAGCAGACGAACGACGTGGAAGAGATGATCACCCGGGTCATCGAGCGGATCCGCCAGATCTTCAAGGCGGACCGCGCATGGCTTTTATATCCGTGCGATCCGGACGCCCCCACCTGGCGCGTCCCGGTCGAGAGCACCGTTCCGGAATATCCCGGCGCGTTTGCCAAGAACGTGGAGATCCCTTTCGATCCGGTGGCCCAAGAAATCTGCCGCGCCTCTCTCGAACAGGCGGTACCGGTGACCTACGGGCCGGACCGGCCGATCCCGGGAAACCCGGCGTGGCAAAAAGATTTTTCCATCCAGTCCCATATCTCCACCGCCCTTCGGCCCAAGCTCGGCAAACCGTGGATGCTCGGTCTGCACCAATGCTCCCATCCGCGCGTCTGGTGCCCGAACGAGAAGCGGCTCTTCAAAGACCTTTCCCGAAAAATCGCCGACGCGCTCGATAACCTGATTCTCTATCGGAATCTGCGCCGATCGGAGGAGCAGTACCGTTCGGTCGTGGAAAATGTAAAGGAAGTCATTTTTCAGGCCGACATCCACGGCTGCTTTCAATTTCTCAACCCCGCCTGGGAAACGATGACCGGCTTTTCGGTCGATGCCAGCCTCGGCGCCCCTTTCTGGAAATACGTTCACCCTCCCGACAAGCGAAAAAATGAGGAGCACCTCCACTCGCTGACGACGGGGAAAAAAGAGTCGGCCCGGTATGAGACCCGCTACCGGACGAAGGAGGGAGGGGTTCGGTGGATCGAAGCCTACCTTCAGACCGCCCGGGACCCCAAAGGCGCTTTGACCGGACTCTTCGGCACGTTAAACGACATCACCGAACGGAAACAGCTCGAAGAGCAGCTCCGGCACGCCCATAAGCTGGAAGCGGTCGGCCAGCTCACCGGCGGGGTCGCCCACGAATTCAACAATCTCCTGACGGCGATCACGGGAAGCCTCGATCTCGTTCTCGATCAGCTTCCTCCCGGGGGCGAATTGCACGGCCTCGTAAATACGGCCGAACAGGCCGCCTGGCGGGCGGCCTCGCTCACCAAACAACTCCTCTCGTTCAGCCGGCGAAGTCCGATCGACCGGCGGCCGCAAGATCTCGGGACGGAAGTCAAAGAGGTGGCGCGTCTTCTCCGGCAGGCGATCGACCGGCGGATCCGGATGGAGATAGACGTCGCCGACGATCTCTGGCCCGTATTGGCCGATGCGGGGGAGATGAACCAACTGATGATGAATCTTTGCGTCAACGCGCGCGATGCCCTGCTGGAGCGGATCGAAAAAAATGCGGACGCTTCCGCGCCGCCCGACTGGGAGCCGCGGATTCTGATTCGCGTCGAAAATATGATCGTCGATGACGCGCATTGCCAAGCGCACCCCAACGCCAAAAGCGGCGACCATGTCCGGCTCTCCATCTCCGACAACGGCATCGGAATCGATGAGGAGATTCGCCACCGGATCTTCGAGCCCTTCTTCACCACCAAGAAGGTCGGGCGGGGGACCGGGTTGGGGCTGTCGGCGGTCTACGGAATCGTCGCCGCGCATCAAGGCTGGATCGAATTGGAGAGCGCGAGAGACGAAGGGACCCGGTTCTCGGTTTATTTTCCTCGGACAAAGCAGGCCCCGATTTCATCGATTGCTCCCTCATCCGAAAAACCGGCCACGGGCGGCGGAAAAACGATCCTTTTCGTGGACGACGAAGAGGCGATTCGCGATCTGGGAAAAGCCATTCTGGAGCAGAAAGGCTATCAGGTCCTGACGGCGGGGGACGGCAGGGAGGTGATCGAGATCTTCTCCAAAGAGAAAGAAACGATCGACCTAGTCATTCTCGATGTGATGATGCCTCATCGATCGGGGGGAGAGGTCCTCCGTCAACTTCGTCAAATAGACCCGAAGCTGAAGGTCATCATGTCGAGCGGCCACCGGACCGATCACTCCTTCGACTTCACGAACGTCCTCTTCCTCCCGAAGCCCTACCGCCCCGACGATCTTCTTCGAAGGGTGATGGAAGCGCTTCAGCAGCCGTCGGAGTAA
- a CDS encoding type II toxin-antitoxin system HicA family toxin, whose protein sequence is MKVRDIIKLIEKDGWYLVATKGSYRQYKHPTKPGRVTIAGHPGDDLAPGTLNSVLKQARLKEGK, encoded by the coding sequence ATGAAGGTACGTGATATCATAAAGCTGATTGAAAAAGATGGTTGGTATCTGGTCGCTACAAAAGGGAGCTATCGGCAGTATAAACATCCAACGAAGCCTGGTCGGGTTACGATCGCCGGCCATCCGGGTGACGATTTGGCACCCGGAACATTAAACAGCGTTTTGAAGCAGGCGCGATTAAAGGAGGGAAAGTAA
- a CDS encoding type II toxin-antitoxin system HicB family antitoxin: protein MYRFLVVIEKANDNYSAYSPDLPGCVATGPTREAAEKNMHEAIEMHVRGLLEDKLPIPESHSFAEYISVE from the coding sequence GTGTACCGTTTCCTTGTGGTCATTGAGAAAGCGAACGATAATTACTCCGCTTATTCACCTGATCTTCCAGGCTGCGTCGCCACAGGGCCTACTCGTGAAGCTGCGGAAAAGAACATGCATGAGGCGATCGAAATGCACGTGCGGGGTCTACTGGAAGACAAACTACCGATTCCCGAATCCCACTCTTTTGCAGAGTATATCTCTGTCGAATAA
- a CDS encoding zf-TFIIB domain-containing protein, with product MELDMRKQGYNQEEEYFFKKNQELIEKMRKERDSHRAEEEALARKNTHWMKCPKCGSDLQEVEHLGIKIDRCSNCSGVFFDNGELEILLQAQEPKGFLSGFRKVFKK from the coding sequence ATGGAACTGGATATGAGAAAGCAAGGTTACAACCAGGAAGAAGAATATTTCTTCAAGAAGAACCAAGAGCTGATCGAAAAGATGCGGAAGGAGCGCGATTCTCACCGGGCCGAGGAGGAGGCCCTGGCCCGAAAAAACACCCACTGGATGAAATGCCCCAAGTGCGGCTCTGACCTCCAGGAGGTGGAGCATCTCGGGATCAAGATCGATCGCTGCAGCAACTGCTCAGGTGTTTTCTTTGATAACGGCGAGCTCGAAATTCTCCTCCAGGCCCAGGAACCGAAGGGATTTCTGAGCGGGTTTCGGAAGGTCTTCAAGAAGTAA
- a CDS encoding CBS domain-containing protein, translating into MRPRQNHHTETAEQHLVTRIPTAQIEEEVGAVIARLPEKGFDALEAVYIVDEKERLQGFLPLSVLFATRRHRRLREVMAPPPPAVHADVDQERVVGLAVRHNLTAVPVVGPDRRLLGVVPAQALLQILRREHVENLHRLAGIRRETASARNAMEAPPDPPDP; encoded by the coding sequence ATGCGGCCCCGACAGAATCATCACACAGAGACGGCGGAGCAACACCTCGTCACCCGCATCCCGACCGCGCAGATCGAAGAAGAGGTCGGGGCGGTTATCGCGCGGCTCCCCGAGAAGGGGTTCGACGCCTTGGAAGCAGTCTACATCGTCGATGAAAAGGAGCGTCTCCAAGGCTTTCTTCCCCTCTCCGTCCTGTTTGCAACGCGACGACACCGCCGGCTGCGGGAGGTGATGGCCCCCCCTCCGCCGGCGGTCCACGCCGATGTCGATCAGGAGCGGGTCGTCGGGTTGGCCGTGAGGCACAACCTGACGGCGGTTCCGGTGGTCGGACCGGACCGGCGGCTCTTGGGGGTGGTCCCGGCGCAGGCGCTGCTTCAGATTCTCCGGCGGGAGCATGTCGAAAATCTCCATCGTCTCGCCGGGATCCGCCGAGAAACGGCAAGCGCCCGAAACGCGATGGAGGCCCCCCCCGATCCGCCGGACCCGTGA
- a CDS encoding magnesium transporter has product MSKISIVSPGSAEKRQAPETRWRPPPIRRTRDRLPWLLVGLIGSFIATFIMSRFEGLLSARVAVSFFVPGIVYLADAIGTQTEAVAVRGLSLSHLSLRHLLGSELRTGFLIGLSLAGFSVPAIWLAFGDFPLALAVGLAIITAGTIATTVGLFLPWLLSRLGKDPAFGAGPTATILQDVLSILIYFLIVQVLLR; this is encoded by the coding sequence ATGTCGAAAATCTCCATCGTCTCGCCGGGATCCGCCGAGAAACGGCAAGCGCCCGAAACGCGATGGAGGCCCCCCCCGATCCGCCGGACCCGTGATCGGCTCCCTTGGCTTCTGGTCGGACTGATCGGGAGCTTCATCGCCACGTTCATCATGTCGCGATTCGAGGGGCTTCTTTCGGCCCGGGTCGCCGTTTCGTTTTTCGTTCCGGGAATTGTTTACCTGGCCGACGCCATCGGAACCCAAACCGAAGCGGTCGCCGTTCGAGGCCTCTCCCTCAGCCACCTCTCCCTCCGACATCTCCTCGGCAGCGAATTACGAACCGGTTTCTTGATCGGGCTTTCGCTGGCCGGTTTCAGCGTTCCGGCCATTTGGCTCGCCTTCGGCGATTTTCCCCTTGCCCTCGCCGTCGGTCTGGCCATCATCACCGCCGGGACGATTGCGACAACCGTCGGCCTCTTTTTACCCTGGCTCCTCTCCCGCCTCGGAAAAGATCCCGCCTTCGGCGCCGGCCCCACCGCCACCATTCTTCAGGATGTCCTGAGCATTCTGATCTACTTTCTGATCGTTCAAGTTCTTCTCCGATAA
- a CDS encoding peroxidase family protein — MRRAVCALLLILIVMGGCAGAKKRLEGQRDLDSCAKMAASGFRPVAGERTERFLGKVQEATARCRGGEKAAAFRSAPWLDWSNYWATGDLSSRVPGSDRTNRHLDPNGRGIDGALLDLEYQRVELVKFNLFDNSGTYPDYVQGRDGIPGAALKVWDTMRLQNRHPNYAAVGGDGPQLCRGELIRYRTPTGICNDLKNPAMGSTQMPFARNVQFEATFPDLGKDELARNRHGDRIGLLTPDPQVISRKLFTRPQSQPEKCREGQGLPGDSPEANCDYKKAPFFNVLAAFWIQFMTHDWFSHLEEGENGPEMMAVGCATQKVANVEQPITPEEATKLGCRPDDRMEKSLTADESDPATFIHKGKRVLTRAYKTTNNNVTAWWDASQIYGYDERSRRRVKRDPADRAKLLLVSIPQREAAGEKTGYLPPFSPGDPIHPAWSGQEATAFPDNWSIGMSFYHNLFAREHNLFVDAFRTQAAEMPEADSGLRNPARPDTVIRNKEVTDDELFEAARLVVSAEIAKIHTIEWTPQLLYDEPLFLGMNSNWSGLIHGDNLVSRALEKIVVDNFGASENARKAGQWYSVFASGPGIFGLGSRVYSDDAILAKFDPKKTDTWNVANPDHVNGGINHFGSPFNFPEEFVTVYRLHALVPDLIEFREAGDPNVIRNKIPVIETFRGKATAAMESRGLANWALSMGRQRLGLLTLQNQPQFLQNLPMPRLQTATNTLDVPALDLIRDRERGVPRFNEFRRQYGLKQLTRFDDFIDPRLPKDSPEEVEQRRLVGLLREVYGQHICDASKVITSAQVNDDGTPITDCLGHPDGSLVDNIEDVDTVVGWLSEFTRPHGFAISETQFQVFILNASRRLFSDRFFTSSFRPEFYTHLGVEWVTNNGPDGKVIEKGTPNGHLVEVSPLKRVLLRATPELAPELAHVVNAFDPWGRDRGEYYSLEWKPRPGAEGDEAFK; from the coding sequence ATGAGAAGAGCGGTCTGTGCATTATTGTTGATCCTCATCGTGATGGGCGGATGCGCCGGGGCGAAGAAACGGCTGGAGGGGCAGCGCGATCTCGACAGCTGCGCGAAGATGGCGGCGAGCGGGTTCCGTCCCGTCGCGGGCGAGCGGACCGAGCGGTTCCTCGGAAAGGTCCAGGAAGCGACCGCCCGCTGCCGCGGCGGAGAAAAAGCCGCCGCTTTTAGGAGCGCTCCCTGGCTCGATTGGTCAAACTACTGGGCCACCGGCGATCTGAGCAGCCGCGTCCCCGGCTCCGACAGGACCAATCGGCATCTCGATCCGAACGGTCGCGGGATCGACGGCGCCCTCCTCGATCTGGAATATCAGCGGGTGGAGCTGGTCAAATTCAATCTCTTCGACAACAGCGGGACCTATCCCGATTATGTCCAGGGACGCGACGGCATTCCCGGTGCGGCATTGAAGGTCTGGGACACGATGCGTCTGCAGAACAGGCATCCTAACTACGCCGCCGTCGGGGGGGACGGCCCGCAGCTCTGCCGGGGGGAATTGATCCGATATCGCACGCCGACCGGGATCTGCAACGATCTCAAAAACCCGGCGATGGGATCGACACAGATGCCCTTCGCCCGAAACGTTCAATTCGAGGCGACCTTCCCCGACCTTGGTAAAGACGAACTGGCCCGGAACCGTCACGGCGATCGGATCGGTCTGCTCACCCCCGATCCGCAGGTGATCAGCCGGAAGCTTTTCACCCGCCCGCAGTCGCAGCCGGAGAAATGCCGAGAAGGGCAGGGGCTCCCCGGCGACTCGCCCGAAGCGAACTGCGACTACAAGAAGGCCCCCTTCTTCAACGTTCTGGCGGCGTTTTGGATTCAGTTCATGACGCACGATTGGTTCTCCCACCTGGAAGAGGGAGAGAACGGGCCGGAGATGATGGCGGTCGGCTGTGCGACGCAGAAGGTGGCCAATGTGGAGCAGCCGATCACACCGGAAGAGGCTACGAAGCTCGGCTGCCGTCCGGATGATCGGATGGAAAAGTCGCTCACCGCCGACGAAAGCGATCCCGCGACCTTCATCCACAAGGGCAAGCGCGTTCTCACTCGCGCCTACAAGACGACGAACAACAACGTCACCGCCTGGTGGGATGCCTCTCAGATCTACGGCTATGACGAGAGGTCGCGCCGCCGGGTGAAGCGCGATCCGGCCGATCGGGCCAAGCTCTTGTTGGTTTCGATCCCGCAGCGGGAGGCGGCCGGCGAGAAAACCGGCTACCTCCCCCCGTTTTCGCCCGGCGATCCGATCCATCCCGCCTGGTCGGGCCAGGAAGCGACCGCGTTTCCCGACAACTGGTCGATCGGCATGAGCTTCTACCACAACCTTTTCGCCCGCGAGCACAACCTCTTCGTCGACGCCTTCCGGACGCAGGCGGCGGAGATGCCGGAGGCCGACTCCGGCCTTCGCAACCCCGCGCGGCCCGATACGGTGATCCGCAACAAGGAAGTCACCGACGACGAGCTCTTCGAGGCGGCGCGGCTGGTCGTTTCGGCGGAGATCGCCAAAATCCACACGATCGAATGGACCCCGCAGCTCCTCTACGATGAGCCGCTCTTCCTCGGAATGAACTCCAACTGGAGCGGGCTGATCCACGGCGACAACCTCGTCTCCCGGGCGTTGGAGAAGATCGTGGTCGACAACTTCGGCGCCTCGGAAAACGCCCGGAAAGCGGGACAGTGGTATTCGGTCTTCGCCTCCGGCCCGGGGATCTTCGGTCTCGGAAGCCGGGTCTATTCGGATGACGCAATCCTCGCCAAGTTCGATCCGAAGAAGACCGACACCTGGAATGTCGCGAACCCCGACCATGTCAACGGCGGGATCAACCACTTCGGCTCCCCCTTCAACTTCCCGGAGGAGTTCGTCACCGTCTACCGGCTGCATGCCTTGGTCCCCGACCTGATCGAATTCCGCGAGGCCGGAGATCCGAATGTCATCCGAAACAAGATTCCGGTGATCGAAACTTTCCGCGGAAAAGCAACGGCGGCGATGGAGAGCCGCGGCCTCGCCAACTGGGCCCTTTCGATGGGGCGGCAACGCCTGGGTCTCCTCACCCTCCAGAACCAGCCGCAGTTCCTCCAGAACCTCCCGATGCCGCGCCTTCAGACGGCGACGAACACGCTCGACGTGCCGGCGCTCGATCTGATCCGCGACCGCGAGCGGGGGGTCCCCCGCTTCAATGAGTTCCGCCGGCAATACGGCTTGAAGCAGTTGACCCGTTTCGACGACTTCATCGATCCGCGCCTTCCGAAAGATTCACCGGAGGAGGTCGAACAAAGACGACTGGTGGGACTGCTGCGCGAGGTCTACGGCCAGCACATTTGCGATGCGTCGAAGGTCATCACCTCCGCTCAGGTCAACGACGACGGCACACCGATCACCGACTGCCTCGGACATCCCGACGGGAGCCTGGTCGACAACATCGAAGATGTCGATACCGTCGTCGGCTGGCTCTCGGAATTCACCCGCCCGCACGGCTTCGCGATCTCGGAGACCCAATTCCAGGTCTTCATCCTCAACGCCTCCCGGCGTCTCTTCAGCGACCGCTTCTTCACCTCCAGCTTCCGCCCCGAGTTCTACACCCATCTCGGCGTCGAGTGGGTGACGAACAACGGACCGGACGGCAAGGTGATTGAGAAGGGGACGCCGAACGGCCACCTGGTGGAGGTCTCCCCGCTCAAGCGGGTGCTGCTGCGGGCCACGCCGGAGCTGGCGCCGGAGTTGGCGCATGTGGTCAACGCGTTCGATCCGTGGGGGCGCGACCGCGGCGAATATTACTCTTTGGAATGGAAGCCGCGCCCGGGGGCGGAGGGGGATGAGGCATTTAAATGA
- a CDS encoding DUF5615 family PIN-like protein, which produces MKAALKFLVDVGVGKNVEGWLRSQGFDTTALRDIDPRMADQDAQKLASTEGRIVITMDKDFGELVYRLQQKHVGVLLLRMNDAHKDEKLTAIKSILSQYGDQLNNSFSTFRNGKLRIRK; this is translated from the coding sequence ATGAAAGCAGCCCTCAAATTCCTCGTCGATGTCGGGGTTGGAAAGAATGTGGAGGGGTGGCTCCGGTCGCAAGGTTTCGATACGACTGCGCTGAGGGACATCGATCCTCGGATGGCCGATCAGGATGCTCAAAAGCTTGCCTCTACGGAGGGAAGAATCGTCATTACAATGGACAAAGATTTTGGAGAACTGGTTTATCGACTACAACAGAAGCATGTGGGAGTCCTTCTTCTGAGAATGAACGATGCGCATAAGGATGAAAAGCTCACCGCAATAAAAAGTATCCTTTCCCAATATGGCGACCAGCTGAACAATAGCTTCAGCACCTTCCGAAACGGCAAGCTCCGGATCAGAAAGTAA
- a CDS encoding DUF433 domain-containing protein, translating to MKKEELLSRITVDPKILVGKPTIRGLRISVEQIIKALANNVSAKELLEEYPELEPEDIQAVLLYAAELISEERVFQLK from the coding sequence ATGAAAAAGGAAGAGCTTTTGTCCAGGATCACTGTCGACCCAAAGATATTGGTCGGTAAGCCGACGATTCGGGGGCTGCGCATCAGCGTAGAACAGATCATTAAAGCCTTGGCCAACAATGTTTCTGCGAAGGAACTTCTGGAAGAGTACCCGGAACTCGAACCGGAGGATATCCAGGCGGTACTGCTTTACGCTGCGGAACTTATCTCCGAAGAGCGTGTCTTCCAACTAAAATGA